The Dreissena polymorpha isolate Duluth1 chromosome 4, UMN_Dpol_1.0, whole genome shotgun sequence region gaaagatctcagtcaagtttgataatgtgcaaaatcacataattaaagccataattattgccctaagattgtccaaatttttattatattatacaaaatccttgtaaacactctagaggtcacaattttgtttcagattttatgaatcttggtcatattcatttttgtaagctcagtttgatgtttggtaaggggggtcaactttAAATATAGgcaaccaggtcaaatcttacaaaaacaaaaagactccatgcgccagagttttggttcaataatgttaaaacttgaccaggatgtttgtctggacaatatctaggtcaagtttgacatttggtaaatattgaatgaaccgactcctctcaggtgagcgaactagggccatcttggccctcttgtttacttaaCCAGTGcatttcaaacacatttaaacGCAATAGAAATATGCATATAGATATTTCGTCGTAACAATAGTCAGTGTTTAACTCCACATGACAAATTTCAAACATGGCAAATATAAGTGCCCAAATATGGCAATACGCTTTTGATATAGGTTATCTAAGATCCAATATAGTGACCTTGTGTTTACATTACTTTAACCAAATTTGACTTAGACCTTGATCAAGTTTAGAAAAACATTCTCAGCAAGTGTCAACAATATATGATTAAGTAAAACTGTGGATTCTAGAGTATTATCAAAGCCAAAATCGGAAAACACACACAACACGAAGAACGCCTGCCATTACTGAGGACAATATCTCACTTTGAGCATTGCGCACGACAGACAAACGATATGCATTAATAAACACGCTGGTTTTCGGCTGGTTGAATTTACAACTACCACAATCAAAACATGGATAAATCGTTTGATAAATGCTCCGttcgaaaacaaaacatttcaaacgCTGGCTTACCTGTACGGATTTCCAGTATGCATGTAGTCAATTGCGGAGGCAACTTGGTACATAACCTTCATACGGATCTTCCATTCGAGAAGATGCGtttggttcttttttattttttctctgTCAGACTTGATTGTATCGTAAAGGTCGCCTTTTTCGAGGTACGGCGAAATAAAATAGTACTTCCTGCAAAAGTGTGAATATATTACACAcagagaaacaacaacaacaacaacaacacaaacaacaagaaacaaacaattgCGCACATAATTTTAAATTTCTAATCGGAATGATTTTATTCTAACGATGTTCATTTTTCTCATTTCGTTAATTTGTATTTTGCAGattgatattcttgttaaatAACATTGATAATTTGGATTAAATACATGTGATTGACACATTATTCTATACCTATGAAATATATGATCAATGGCaaacttcatcattcatattTGATAGTTCACACTTGAATGAGCATATTCAAGAGATGTTATCAATTTACATTTGAGAAAAGCAACCCAAACACGTACTATTTTGAAACTGTATCATTTTCTGAGTGAACAGTGCAATCCGGTAGCGTATTGGGATTGCCATTTATCATATCGTCATGGGCCGGCAAACATACGTGAAAGCTCTAGTCATAATGCAAACTAGCGCAAACAACATTGAGCTTAAAATAGATGACATATTCGTTTTGACACTAAACACGGCGATGGAacacttattttgttttcaaaacccTTACGTACCATAGACAAAAAGTGAAGACATTATTTTGCATGATATTCCATATAACTTACACGTCGAAgcaattacaaaacaaaaatgtgttggCATTTGTGGGTTAATAgcacaatataaatagtaaagtGAGTCAAGTAACGTATTTCACTGCAGAAAGTGCTTAAAAATGTCAGATACTGGGCCAATTTAATTCGTAATTCAATATATAAATACTGATGCATCACAAGTCGACACGCCCTCTTAAAATGAACAAATGCTATCAGAATATGATATCACTAAACGTGTTACAGAATATATAGTCATCGAATTGAATTTTATGGAACTCGAATACAAAACTGACCCGTTTTTATGGTCGTCGTGATAAGCCAAAAGTGGTAAAATGCCAAAATGCATGACACGAGAAGCTAGCTTTTCCTGAAATTTATGAAACATgtgaattttaattaaatatcagaGAAACAAATCTTATCAAACATTCACATCGAATCAAACAAATACTATGTGCTGCctcataaaaatgaaaagatgtcaacatgtatttatgcgaaaatatttttaaaataactaataTCAGAGTAAGTGCATTATAAAAAGGTAATTACGTTTGTGACAGATTTTCGAAATTGGGTTCTTTCTTCTCCGGCATCGCCTACGTTGATCTCCTTAAGAACAACACGTTGTTGAAATGGAATAACGTCAGCACGGGCTTAAAGCATATAGTTtggtttttcaattttttatttccatcgtaaacatgatataattttcatatataattttatgtttaaaatacaccAAAAGAGAATATCTGTTTTACATTTTTTTCGATATTAGTTATGGTACATAGTTAGTACATACCATCTATAAGCTCTATGGCTCGTGTgaataattatatgtaaacaacCGCGTCAATTTCAAACAcgatttaaagtttaaaattcttaaataatATAGCCAGTGACACAATAACTGTTAACTACGAATACAACATGTCAATTGTACTATCATCAATACGAAGGAGTTTGTTTCATTCCACCAACTCGTTTGCAATAACGCGATAAAGCTCTGTAGTATAAACTACTGcttcattttttataaaacagaAAATTATATGTGCCATTTTGTGATTTTTGTTTTACGGCATGtgataatttttctttttattgtgtttttcaaaatattgacaaaatacaaaaatgttgAGATAAACATAATACCGTGTTAATGTCGAAACATATACATTCAGGAAAACATGAACCAAAAAGCCTCGCACAGAAAGCTGATCAGAATTTATCACAAACATCAATTATCATGTCTTAAACTACGTTTGTACGGGTAAGTTTGTATCTCGATATGTCGTGAAGCGAGCAACATGCTGTTATTTTACCGCTAAAAGCtgcacatgtttattttattttgaacaccACTTATAATCCGACACATACATAAGCGTTAATCTAAATGAAGGTGTCATTTATTTGGTAATGGGGTACTATTCGGACACCAATTTTACCAATGAAACATGCACAAACAGATTTATTTGAATACTTAAAATACTTCAGATAAAGTAAACGAAAACGCCACAAAATTAATTCTCAAAAGCATTTGTTTGTTGTGAAAAGAAAACACACTATAGTGAATACTTCAAGTCATCTAAATGGACAAACACGTAGTATCAATTTATGGTACGCCACCCGTAAGCTCTTGCGGAAACGCACACGCCGTTGGGtgtaaataatgcatttttcCGCTATGGCGCAAGTATATGTTTGCCACAAATGATTTCTTGTAGAAAGAAATATTCAAGCAGAAAACTAGATATGTTACACAAAACAATAGTGTATGGTGCACACTCGTGATACCTGCGTTGTTTACATTAAACTTGAGCGGATTATTATTAAGAACTAAATTTTAATTAcaatacatttaatattaaacTGTGCAAGTAGTTACAATGGAATGTTTCCTccacaaatgattattttatgtgTGAATTAATGTAAGTATCGCTTTTACTTTACTTCCCATTGCAGGAAGGTCGAATCGTTAGCGAGGCTGTGCAGTGTATTTTTTCCTCTAAATTAAGCGTTTGTTATTTCATTTGTAAAGTGTTAAAAAAGAACaacttacaaataaatattattccaAATGCGCCTTGACTTATTGGCTTTTGTTCGAATTTATATTTCTTCAAGTGCGTTATTTGCTTTCCACTCAACTCCAAAAGTCTTCCATCATGAACATAGTCTGCAATATGTTCGGGTTCATCGCCTTCTTGATCATCGGTTGTGTCACTTCCACGTTTATTTCCTGACAGAATATTAGTTTTAGTTGAATCTAAAAGCATAAAAAATCAAGATAAAAAGAAGTTTTCTGTTTGCTTCTTAGTATTTTAGTATTTCTAGTATCTTTCTGCGAAAGCTCACGGCCATCATACAATTGatgtacatgtgaaattaaaaggATTGTTTGCGTCTATAAACATTGCTAGGCGTGATTGTGAAGTTCAATCTATTACACTTAATTCTACGTTATGGTTTACATACTTCTTGAAGCAGGGTTTTTAAgaaaatagttttgtttacgttatttaaacatgtacattttatttttaagatatacatgtagatatatacTATATTGTGCTAAAAACCTGTAAATAAGGCTGACTTAAGAAAAATGTATTTATCCATACCCAGTGAAACGTTGTTGAGAAGCGTATTTGTCCATTTGCTATCTTCGTCTCCGGCTATATACAAATGATCTGAAATATATTTTTGGATTTACATAGACGACAAGGCAGAAAATAATCAGAAagtgttattttatgtttaatagcTTAACAGTTAAAATCAGACTAATGATTAATGCAAAGCAAGTGTTTcaaaactcggtatttgttgatGGACatgttttcatgaaaaaatttAGTTCCGAACGAATCACGTGGCAATCAAATCGCCAAAGGCGTAGCTTACCAACAAGTAAACTATTTATGATCTGGAAAGTCACACAAAATATCTATTGAGTGCCTTAAAGAAAATGGTTTAACAATTCATATCTGTTTTTCTTGGCAGTCGTGTGGTAGAACATGCCGAAATCTTATTTTTGATAGAAACTGATAGTCACAACCTACATcttaaatatgattttgttaataGGTTTTGTCCtttcattttatatttgtgtgtttaaaattaaattaaaataatttcataaattGAAATTGTAATGGTAAGACACAACGTGTAATTGCATCGAACAACATCTGCAATTGGTTTTAAAATACGTTATAGATCAAGCAGACACAATAACtatgtaattaaatatgtttgcgtTCTTctgaatattattaatttttaccTTTCTTTTCCATCCACAATTGCTTTTCGTGCATTTCAATAGTTTGAAATAACCGTTCGTGGTTATTTTTCAGGAATTCTTTAAATTTAGAATAAGCTTTTAAACCTCCCTTACTTATTCGCCGTATCAGGACACGGACCTTCGCTTCTGGTGTGAACATATTCTGTCAATAAATTGCCAATCGTAATACATAACGAGACAGTGAGTTATATTGAGTCATAATGTCAAGCTTCTCGTTTAGTTACATTGCACATGATAATACGTGACTGTAATGTTTTCCAACTGTTCGTACGTTCCCATGAATAAAGTTTAACATATCACATCTGATTTTTTAgtccattaaaaaaaactactTCGTGTTTACACAAAGAAGCCACACTTATCGAAAAAAAACATGGTACAACACTAACAACAAAATCGTCACATTGCAAAACGGACACTGCATGAGGAGAGGCCAGCTACGTATTAGATCGTGTAATATACACATCGAAAAAAACTCTGCATTTCTTTATTGTTGCGCTTTTGTAAAATATCACTATCAAGGAACAGGGTATAACACAGTGACGGTAAATATATGACAACAGCATAGTTGTTCGTTGGAGCGTG contains the following coding sequences:
- the LOC127879519 gene encoding uncharacterized protein LOC127879519 isoform X4, whose product is MDYDTCQRVLSRAHNELVCDLDVERALEAVRSELLEQDIKDITNMFTPEAKVRVLIRRISKGGLKAYSKFKEFLKNNHERLFQTIEMHEKQLWMEKKDHLYIAGDEDSKWTNTLLNNVSLDSTKTNILSGNKRGSDTTDDQEGDEPEHIADYVHDGRLLELSGKQITHLKKYKFEQKPISQGAFGIIFISRADVIPFQQRVVLKEINVGDAGEERTQFRKSVTNEKLASRVMHFGILPLLAYHDDHKNGKYYFISPYLEKGDLYDTIKSDREKIKKNQTHLLEWKIRMKVMYQVASAIDYMHTGNPYRGTILHMDIKSKNILLDSQFNARLIDFGLARELKEGCSSATMTAVFCGTDGYFPTVKHDQLTREHDYHNFGVVMRELLTGLDPLTLDAHQDVMRHWTNRAVKKITEI